The Desulfovibrio psychrotolerans nucleotide sequence TGCGGGAATATGTACAAGGGGGCTTCCGGCGCGTGGTGGGCCGCCAACACGGCCCGCAGTGTCTTCGCGGACGCGCGGTATGCAGATATGCCGCTGAATCAACTGGCAATGCGGGCAAACCGTGCCGTGGGCGCTGCCATGCGGCAACACGGGGTGGATACGGGCGATCCTTTGCGGGTCTGGTCCGCAAGCATGGCGGCCTTCCGCGTAAGGGAAGATGTGCTGGAGTATGTCCAGATAGGCGACAGCCTCATCCTGTGCATCACGGACAAGGGCTGCTTCCTGCCCGCCCCCTACCACAACCACGACAGGGAAACCCTCTGCCGGTGGCGGACTCTGGCGGAACAGGGTGTGCGCAACCTGCGCATTGCGCTGCATGACCATATCTGCGCCGTGCGGCAGGGCATGAACAGAACCTACGGAGTGCTGAACGGCGATGACCGGGCACAGGACTTTCTGCATTGGGGCACGGTTCCGCTGCACGGCGTACGTCACGTGCTCACCTTTACGGACGGTCTGCACCTGCCTGCGGAATCCCCTCAGGATGCACCGGATTTCAGTGCACTTGCCGCCTTGGTCAGCCGGCAGGGGCTGCACGGGCTCCATGCCGCCGTACGCCATGCGGAATGCGGCGACCCGCAATGCCTGCGCTACCCCCGCTTCAAAACGCACGACGACATAGCCGCCGTAGCCGTCACCCTGTAGCCCGCGGGAAATAACTTTCCTGCCTCAC carries:
- a CDS encoding protein phosphatase 2C domain-containing protein — protein: MSAESAPARGRNVHSVYEQGSGHCNEDALLCASPLYAVFDGASCLCGNMYKGASGAWWAANTARSVFADARYADMPLNQLAMRANRAVGAAMRQHGVDTGDPLRVWSASMAAFRVREDVLEYVQIGDSLILCITDKGCFLPAPYHNHDRETLCRWRTLAEQGVRNLRIALHDHICAVRQGMNRTYGVLNGDDRAQDFLHWGTVPLHGVRHVLTFTDGLHLPAESPQDAPDFSALAALVSRQGLHGLHAAVRHAECGDPQCLRYPRFKTHDDIAAVAVTL